A genomic region of Dreissena polymorpha isolate Duluth1 chromosome 4, UMN_Dpol_1.0, whole genome shotgun sequence contains the following coding sequences:
- the LOC127876540 gene encoding uncharacterized protein LOC127876540 isoform X3, whose protein sequence is MDGPPTSSSHGSVAADVPDQGETSGHQSDTPSLRTLNPKLEEIHKEVESDRKEMHNVQLEIPKTEIDDLNHKLTEAIRVNSQLVSQNKFLQKDLDRTKGDLEKVNLDLEECKSRLSRKMSNALTENNTQITDLSDSNRPSKLGEKHSELYDNEWTDAFEELVKKYETDESAIKTLLAILKDVHTFCEVKSAEQSKQLRQVACMWNEELERESYTLQTPVKEFRKYTAELGVQAVRKDYYETEKTKNLEFFSKSKKRKYIDGCLKLCWLMNVQDPPVIFADAAAPNSDFNTVLYKPYTCSGSHVDYVV, encoded by the exons ATGGACGGGCCACCAACGTCATCATCGCATGGTAGTGTTGCTGCAGACGTGCCAGATCAAGGTGAAACAAGTGGACACCAGTCGGATACTCCTTCCCTCCGAACGTTAAACCCCAAATTGGAGGAGATACATAAAGAAGTAGAAAGTGATAGAAAAGAGATGCACAAC GTACAACTTGAAATCCCGAAAACCGAGATCGACGATTTAAACCATAAATTGACAGAAGCGATACGAGTAAACAGTCAattagtgtcacaaaataaattTCTGCAAAAGGATCTTGATAGAACAAAAGGCGACTTAGAAAAGGTCAATTTAGATTTGGAAGAATGCAAATCAAG GTTAAGCAGAAAGATGAGCAATGCGCTGACAGAGAACAATACCCAGATAACTGATCTCAGTGATTCAAACAGGCCATCAAAACTGGGAGAAAAACACTCG gaGCTGTACGACAACGAGTGGACTGACGCCTTTGAAGAATTAGTGAAAAAATATGAAACAGACGAATCCGCTATTAAAACACTTCTTGCAATATTAAAG GATGTTCACACGTTCTGTGAAGTAAAATCCGCTGAACAAAGTAAGCAACTTAGGCAGGTGGCTTGCATGTGGAACGAGGAG CTCGAACGTGAATCATATACACTTCAAACACCGGTGAAAGAGTTTAGGAAGTACACAGCAGAACTCGGTGTCCAAGCTGTTCGCAAG GATTATTATGAGACAGAAAAAACAAAGAACCTAGAATTCTTCTCGAAATCAAAGAAACGTAAGTACATCGACGGATGTCTGAAGCTCTGCTGGCTGATGAATGTACAGGACCCTCCGGTAATTTTTGCTGATGCAGCAGCCCCAAATTCGGATTTCAACACTGTACTGTACAAACCGTACACATGCTCTGGAAGTCATGTTGACTATGTCGTCTGA